A stretch of Longimicrobiales bacterium DNA encodes these proteins:
- a CDS encoding OmpA family protein yields MSCATTMRAALVMLVLTVTTAGAADAQIFKRARDAASRAAEREVVRKVDREVTNAVTCALGDRACAERAREEGKDVQIVDGDGQPVVLAFVNFDFVPGERVLSSHDFASDVVGDFPRRLEFVRGNMEVAEWNGARWLRGTSSPSSFLIPLPETLPERFTLEMDVVPGQENWPVRIFFAEKPRHHVEARYFQRGLAGRVAEGSNPLVEGRTEEQVSPGTPFPLRVMADGRYVKVYVAGTRVANVPNAELGRSGAIRVELSGGADVAGYVRNIRVAAGGRTLYDALEADGRVATQGIYFDTNSDVIRPESAPTLEQIAKLLDDHGDLRLTIEGHTDSSGDAAANQQLSQRRAEAVKRALVEEHGVAGDRLEARGMGASVPAADNATPEGRQQNRRVELVRS; encoded by the coding sequence ATGTCGTGTGCCACTACCATGCGTGCCGCCCTCGTGATGCTCGTCCTGACCGTGACGACTGCCGGTGCAGCAGACGCCCAGATTTTCAAGCGGGCGCGTGACGCAGCGTCGCGTGCAGCCGAACGGGAGGTCGTCCGGAAGGTCGACAGGGAGGTCACGAACGCCGTGACGTGCGCCCTGGGCGATCGCGCCTGCGCGGAACGCGCGCGGGAGGAGGGCAAGGACGTGCAGATCGTCGATGGTGACGGACAGCCGGTCGTTTTGGCCTTCGTGAACTTCGATTTCGTGCCGGGTGAGCGGGTCCTGTCATCACACGACTTTGCGAGCGACGTCGTGGGTGACTTCCCGCGTCGCCTGGAGTTCGTCAGGGGCAACATGGAAGTGGCGGAGTGGAACGGGGCGCGCTGGCTGCGGGGCACGTCCTCGCCCAGCAGCTTCCTGATTCCGCTACCGGAGACACTGCCCGAGCGCTTCACGCTCGAGATGGACGTGGTGCCCGGACAGGAGAATTGGCCGGTCCGGATCTTCTTCGCGGAGAAGCCGCGCCATCACGTGGAAGCGCGCTACTTCCAACGCGGGCTCGCGGGCAGGGTGGCGGAAGGCTCGAATCCGCTGGTGGAGGGCCGGACGGAGGAGCAGGTGTCGCCCGGCACACCATTCCCGCTCCGGGTCATGGCCGACGGCAGGTACGTGAAGGTCTACGTCGCGGGCACGCGCGTGGCAAACGTGCCGAATGCGGAGCTCGGCCGCTCGGGTGCGATTCGCGTAGAGCTGTCGGGCGGCGCAGACGTCGCGGGCTACGTCCGCAACATCCGCGTTGCCGCTGGCGGTCGTACCCTGTACGACGCACTCGAGGCAGACGGCCGTGTAGCTACGCAGGGCATCTACTTCGACACGAACAGTGACGTGATCCGTCCAGAGAGTGCGCCTACGCTCGAGCAGATCGCGAAGCTGCTCGATGATCATGGCGACCTGCGACTGACGATCGAAGGGCACACCGACAGCTCAGGCGACGCCGCAGCCAACCAGCAGCTCTCGCAGCGCAGGGCGGAAGCGGTGAAGCGTGCGCTCGTCGAGGAGCACGGCGTCGCTGGAGACCGGCTCGAGGCA